From Pseudomonas fluorescens:
TCGATACCCAGCAACAGGCCCTCTGGCAACGTGTCAGCGAACATCTGATCGACAGCGCCCTGGCCCAGCCCAAGGTGCTGGTGCACCGCGACTACATGCCGCGCAACCTGATGATCAGCCAGCCCAACCCCGGCGTACTGGACTTCCAGGACGCGGTCTACGGCCCGGTGACCTACGACATCACCTGCCTGTTCAAGGACGCGTTCCTCAGTTGGCCCCAGGCCCGCGTGCGTGAATGGCAACGCGGCTACTGGGAACGTGCTGGAAAACTGGGCATCCCGGTACAGGCGGATTTCGACGACTTCCTGCGCGCTAGCGACCTGATGGGTGTGCAGCGCCATCTCAAGGTCATCGGCATTTTTGCGCGTATCTGCCATCGTGATGGCAAGCCACGCTACCTGGCCGATGTGCCACGCTTCTTCGCCTATATAGAAGCGGTGCTGGCGGACCGAGCGGAGCTGAGCGAACTGGGTGACCTGCTCGCCAGCCTGCGTCAACCCGCCGAGGCGCGGGTATGAAAGCAATGATCCTGGCGGCGGGCAAAGGCGAACGGATGCGTCCGCTCACGTTGCACACGCCCAAGCCGTTGGTGCAGGCGGGCGACAAGCGCTTGATCGAATATCACCTGGAAGCGCTGGCCAAGGCCGGCTTCACCGATATCGTGATCAACCACGCGTGGCTCGGCGAGCAGATCGAACGTTACCTGGGCGACGGCGCGCAGTTTGGCGTGCGCATTCGTTATTCCGCTGAAGGCGAGCCGCTGGAAACGGGGGGCGGGATCTTCCAGGCATTGCCGTTGCTAGGCGATGAACCCTTTCTGGTGGTCAATGGCGATATCTGGACCGACTACGACTTTACCCACCTGCGGCAACCGCTGCGGGGCCTGGCCCATTTGGTAATGGTCGACAACCCGGCGCATCACCCATCGGGTGGGGATTTCTATCTGCATCAGGGCGTGCTTCATGATGTGGCGCCCGGTGCCGATAACCTGACCTTCAGTGGCATTTCAGTGCTCGACCCCCAGTTGTTCGCGGGTTGCAGTGCGGGTGCCTTCAAGCTGGCGCCGCTGTTGCGGGAGGCCATGGCGAAAGGTCTGGTAACGGGGGAAAAGATGACGGGACGCTGGATTGATGTCGGTACGCTGGAGCGTCTGGCGCAGGTCGAAACCCTGCTGAAAGCGGGGCAATAGGATGTTGTGGCCAGGGACGCTGATCGGCGCCGGGGCTGGCTTTGCCATTGCCAGTATTCCGGGGGCCTTGTTGGGCGCATTACTGGGGCAGGCGCTGGACCGCCGCCTGCAACTGCAAAGCTGGGCACAATTGCGCGAGCGCCTGGGCGGTCGCCCGGCGTTGCGCAATGACGAACTGCTGTTTGTGCTGTTGGGGCGCCTGGCCAAGAGCAATGGTCGGGTGGTGGATGGGCATATCCAGCAGGCACGGCAGGAAATGCGTTCACTGGACATGAGCGAGCCGGCCCAACGCCGAGCGATCGTGGCCTTCAATCGTGGCAAGTCGGGTTCTGATCGGGTGCGCACCTACTTGCGCCTCCTCAAGGCGCAGCCCCATGCGGCGGAGGGTGTGTTACGGGCTTGCTGGCGCATGGCCTGGGCGGACGGCAAGGCGGATGACGCCGAGCGCGACCTGATCGAGCAGTGGGGCAAATGGCTGGGGTGGACGCCGCAACAGCTCCAGGCGCTGGCGTCTGACTACGCGCCGGAACGTAAACCGCTGGCTAGCCGCAGTGGCGCCTATCAGGAGGCGTTGCGGATTCTGGGGGTGACTTCCACTACCGAGCCATCGGTGATCAAGCGTGCCTACCGTCGCCTGCTCAGTCGTCACCACCCGGACAAGATCGCCGGCAGCGGTGCCAGCCCCGCGCAAGTGCGTGAGGCCACCGAGCGCACCCGTGAATTGCATAACGCGTATGCGTTGATTCGCGAGCGCCGGGATTTTCGTTAGCTGCCGGTATTTGCGGGGGATAACCACAACCCGATGTGGGAGGGGGCTTGCACCCCGATGAGGGAGTGTCAGTAGATGCATCGATGGCTGACCCACCGCAATCGGGGGCAAGCCCCCTCCCACATTGCTGTTGTGCTGATCCTCAGTCAGTGCTGGCCTGAGGGCTCAACCAGCCGCGAATCCGGCGATACAACTGTTCCTGCTCGGCGGCGCTGTTGCCAGGCAGGGTCTTGAGCGACACCTGCTTATAGCTGTCATTCTTCGAGCGCTTGGCCGCCTGGCTACGCTCCTGCGCGTTTTTGCGTTCTTGGGCGCTGTCTTGATAAAAGACATCCGCCGTCGGCACTTTCAAGCCTGGGGCCAGTTGTTGCAGGTCCGGCTGGCGAGCTGCCGGGGTCTTGCCGGCGACCATGACCAGCTTTTGCACTTGAGCCGGTTGTTTTTCGCTCAGGTAGCGCGCTGCCCACCAGGCGCCGGTGCCATGCCCGAGCAGTGCAACGCTGCGCGCGCCTTGGGTCTGGGCGAAGGCGACCGCAGCGTCGATGCGGTCGAAGATGCGCTTGGTGTCAGTCTTCTCCTGTTCATCCGCGCCTGGCACCACTGCCGGATCGGTTCCTTCGGCTTCGGCACTGGCGGCCTGTTCGATGGGTTTGGCGGCCGTGCTGCCTTCTTTGCTGCTGGTGTCGACGGTCGCCTTGGGCGCTTCGATCACTCGGGGCGGCAGGGTATCCATGTTGACGTCCGGCAGCGACAGGCTGAGGGTGCCCCAGTTGGCGTCGGGCAATTTACGTCGCAATGGTGCGATTGCTTGCGGCCAGTCAGCACTTTCCCCGGCGCCCGGTACGATAATCACCACACCTTCGGGTTCGGCGCTGTTGGCCGGTTTCCACAAGGCCAGGAATGAATCGCTGCCGGCCTGTAGCTGTTGCTGTTCGGCGCGTGGTATTTGCCGTTCCAGGGCGCTGGCTTCTTCCTGGCTACGCTCAGGCAAGGGTTGGCGTTCAGCCGGTTTTTCGGCTGGTGGCGCAGGCGCATCGGCGGCCTGGACAGAAAAGGCGCTGGTAAATAGCAGCGACAGGCACAATGCTGGCAGTGCCGAACGGTGGAGATGGGGCATCGTTATTTCCCGGCCAGAAGTGATTCCGGCAGCCTAATGGGTTGGTCAGTATTTGTCAGTGATGTGAGACGTGGATCATGGGTTTTCGCTGTCTGCTGGTTATCGGCTGTTTGTGCTTTGCCTTGATGGCGGGAGCTGCACCTGCCCCTGTCGTACCGCAAGCGCAGCTCGATGCGCAGCAACGTCAATGGTTGGCCGGCCACCCGGAGTTGCGGGTGGGCCTGGTATTACAGGCACCGTATGCGCAATACGATCGGCGCCTGCAGCGTTTGTCCGGCGCCAATGTCGAGTTGATGCAATGGCTGGCCAAGGCGCTGAATATTGAACTGTTGTGGCGTAACTTCCCGACGCAGGAACAACTGGAAGACGCCGTGCGTGACGGGGAGGTCGATATCGCCCCCGGCTTGCAACAGACCCCGGCCGGTTTGCGCCTGTGGTTGTTCACTGACCCGTACATGCGCGTGCCCCAGCACATTGTCGGTATCCGAGAGGGCGGCGGCGCGGTCGACCTGGAAAAGCTCGACGACCGCTCGCGCGTTGCAGTGCGCATGCCCAGCGCGGTGGCCGATTACCTGCGCAGCACTTATCCCAGCCTCAACCTGCAAGGCGTGCCCATGGAGCGCCAGGCCTTGCAGTTGCTGGTGAGCCAGCAGGCGCGTTATGCCGTGGTGGACGAAGCCCAGTTGAGCCGATTGTCCGGTGAAGCGGAATTCGCCGGGCTGGCCGTGGTGGGGGACATCGGCCTGCCGCAGTTGCTGCGGGTGGCGACCCGCCGCGAATGGCCGGAACTGGCGGGCATCATGCAAAGCGCCCTGCGCGCCATCCCCGCCCGCGATCTCGACCAATTACACACCCGTTGGCTGCAACCCAAGTACCCACGGCTGTCAGAGTCGCCGGGCTTGTGGCAGAACCTCAGCCTGCTGCTGGGCCTGTTGCTGCTCGCCTGCCTGGCGGTGGTGTTTTGGCAGCGGCGTCATCAGCGCGTGCTCGAACACAGCCTGCTGGCCGCCCGCGAGGAAAGTGCGGCGCGCGCCGCGGGTGCCGAAGCGCTGCGGTTGACGCAATTCTCCATCGATCAAAGCACCGTCGGCATCCTCTGGGTCAACTGGGACAGCCATGTGCGCTACGCCAACCGCGCGGCCGAAACCATGCTGGGCTATGGTCCCGGCGCCTTGATCGAGCGACCCTTGGTTGATTTTGACCCGAGCCTGGACATGGACCGCTGGCTGAACCTGTGGAAACGCGCACGCGCCAGCGAAGAGGGGCCGCAGAACTTCGCCACCGATTGCTTGCGTGCCGATGGCAGTGTCTTGCCCGCCGATGTGTCCTTGAGCTTCCTGCGTTTTGCCGAGGGCGAATACCTGGTGGTCTACCTCAATGACGTCACCGAACGACGCCGCTATGTGGCCGCGCTGCTGCAAAGTGAAGCGCAATTGCGTGAACTGTCGGCCCACCTGGAAACCGTGCGCGAAGAAGAAAAGGCCCGTATCGCCCGCGAAGTGCATGACGAGCTCGGACAAATGCTCACGGTGCTGAAGCTGGAAACCTCGATGTGCGAGCTGGCCTACGCGCAACTCGACCCAGGGTTGAATGAGCGGCTCAACAGCATGAAGCGCCTGATCGCCCAGTTGTTCCAGCTGGTTCGCGATGTGGCCACGGCGCTGCGCCCGCCGATTCTGGATGCGGGGATTGCCTCTGCCATTGAGTGGCAGGCGCGGCGCTTCGAAGCGCGCACGCAGATCCCGTGCCTGGTGCAGGTTCCGGAAAACCTGCCGCTGCTGAGCGATGCCAAGGCTATTGGCCTGTTTCGCATTCTCCAGGAGGCGCTGACCAATGTGATGCGCCATGCCCAGGCGCATACTGTGGAGCTGACCTTGACGGTGGAAGGCAAACACCTGCGGCTGACTATCAGCGACGATGGTGTCGGCTTCGTCCAGGCCCAGGGGCGGCCGGTGTCGTTTGGCCTGGTTGGCATGCGCGAACGGGTGTTGATCATGGGCGGGCAATTGACCCTGGACAGCGAGTTGGGAGAGGGCACGACCCTGAGTGTCACGGTGCCGTTGGATGCATAACGATAAGAGGAAACCCCTGTGATCCGTGTACTGGTAGCCGAAGACCACACCATCGTGCGTGAAGGCATCAAGCAATTGATCGGCCTGGCCAAAGACCTGCTGGTGGTGGGCGAGGCAAGCAATGGAGAGCAATTGCTGGAGACCTTGCGTCATGTGCCTTGCGAAGTGGTGCTGCTGGACATCTCCATGCCCGGGGTCAATGGGCTGGAGGCCATCGCGCGCATTCGTGCACTGAACAACCCGCCGGCGATCCTGGTGCTATCGATGCACGATGAAGCGCAAATGGCCGCCCGTGCCTTGAAGGTGGGGGCGGCCGGTTATGCCACCAAGGACAGCGACCCGGCACTGCTGTTGATGGCGATTCGCAAGGTCGCGGCCGGTGGTCGTTATATTGACCCGGACCTGGCGGACCGCATGGTATTCGAGGTCGGCCTGACCGATTCGCGGCCCTTGCACTCATTGCTCTCGGAGCGCGAGTTCTCGGTATTCGAGCGCCTGGCCCAGGGCGCCAACGTCAATGATATTGCCCAGCAGTTGGCGCTGAGCAGCAAGACCATCAGCACCCACAAGGCGCGCTTGATGCAAAAGCTCAATATCACCTCCCTGGCCGAACTGGTGAAGTACGCCATGGAGCACAAGCTCCTGTAGCGACATATCTATTTGCGACACCCCGCAAACCGGCACGGCCCCCATTCTCGCCGCTTGCGGCGCTCCACCTGGCGCGGCACTGTCCAGTACACGCCATGGGTGTAGGGCGTTCCCTACCCCCAACCGTCCATCCTGCTGATGTGATTCTCTCCTGGCCCCCGATTTCCGGGGCCTCGCCCCTGGACTACGCTTGTGCCACAGCAGTCCAAAATACAAAGGTGCGGGTATGAGCGAGGTGGATTCAAATGATGTGCTGGTCAGCTTTCGTGGCGTGCAGAAGAGCTACGACGGCGAGAACCTGATCGTCAAAGACCTCAACCTGGAGATTCGCAAGGGCGAGTTCCTCACCTTGCTCGGGCCATCCGGTTCAGGCAAGACCACCAGCCTGATGATGCTGGCGGGTTTCGAAACGCCGACCGCCGGTGAAATCCAGCTGGCCGGGCGCTCGATCAACAACGTGCCGCCGCACAAGCGCGATATCGGCATGGTGTTCCAGAACTACGCGTTGTTCCCGCACATGACGGTGGCCGAGAACCTGGCGTTCCCCCTGTCGGTACGTGGTTTGAGCAAGACCGATATCAGCGAGCGGGTCAAACGCGTGCTGAGCATGGTCCAGCTCGACGCCTTCGCCCAGCGCTATCCGGCGCAACTCTCCGGCGGCCAGCAACAGCGCGTGGCGTTGGCCCGGGCGCTGGTGTTCGAACCGCAACTGGTGCTGATGGACGAACCCCTCGGCGCCCTCGACAAGCAATTGCGCGAACACATGCAGATGGAGATCAAGCACCTGCACCAGCGCCTCGGCGTGACGGTGGTGTACGTGACCCACGACCAGGGCGAAGCCTTGACCATGTCGGACCGGGTGGCGGTGTTCCACCAGGGCGAGATCCAGCAGATCGCCGCGCCGCGCACCTTGTATGAAGAACCGAAGAACACCTTCGTCGCCAACTTTATCGGCGAAAACAACCGCCTCAATGGTCGCTTGCATAGCCACAGCGGCGACCGCTGCGTGGTGGAGCTGGCGCGGGGCGAGAAAGTCGAGGCGCTGGCGGTGAATGTCGGCCAGGTCGGCGGCCCGGTAACGCTGTCGGTACGACCTGAGCGCGTCAGCCTCAATGGCTCCAGTGAAAGCTGCATCAACCGTTTCTCGGGGCGAGTGGCGGAATTCATTTACCTGGGCGACCACGTGCGCGTGCGTCTGGAAGTCTGCGGCATGAGCGATTTTTTTGTGAAACAACCGATCGCCGAGCTGGACCCGGCCCTGGCGGTCGGCGACGTGGTACCGATTGGCTGGCAAGTCGAGCACGTTCGCGCACTCGACCCACTTCTAGAGGCGAAATAATCGCCCCCATGGCTTCACCAACCCTGCACGTGGAGAGAACAACAATGTTGAGATCCCTGAAATATTCCGTCCTGGCTTTGAGCTTGATGGGCGCGACACAGGCCATGGCAGGCCCGGACCTGACGGTCGTGTCCTTCGGTGGCGCGAACAAGGCTGCACAGGTCAAGGCCTTCTATGCACCGTGGGAAAGCGCGGGCAACGGCAAGATCGTCGCCGGTGAATACAACGGTGAAATGGCCAAGGTCAAGGCCATGGTTGACACCAAGAGCGTGTCCTGGGACTTGGTGGAAGTAGAGTCGCCGGAACTGTCCCGTGGTTGCGATGAGGACATGTTCGAGCCGCTGGACCCGAAATTGTTCGGCAACACCGCGGATTACGTGAAGGGCGCGATCCAGCCTTGTGGTGTGGGCTTCTTCGTGTGGTCCACGGTGCTGGCCTACAACGCCGACAAACTCACCAGCGCACCGACCAGTTGGGCGGATTTCTGGGACACCAAGAAATTCCCAGGCAAGCGCGGTCTGCGTAAGGGGGCCAAGTACACCCTCGAATTCGCCTTGATGGCTGACGGCGTCGCGCCGAAGGATGTCTACAAAGTACTGGCCGGCAAAGATGGCCAGGACCGTGCGTTCAAGAAGCTCGATGAACTCAAGCCGTCGATCCAATGGTGGGAAGCCGGCGCACAACCGCCGCAGTACCTCGCCTCGGGTGACGTGGTGATGAGCTCGGCCTACAACGGCCGTATCGCGGCCGTACAGAAAGAGAGCAACCTCAAAGTGGTCTGGAACGGCGGCATCTACGACTTCGATGCCTGGGCCATTCCAAAAGGCCTGGCCAAGGATCGCGCAGACGCGGCGAAGAAATTCATCGCCTTCTCCGTGCAGCCGCAGCAGCAGAAGATCTACTCGGAAAACATCGCCTACGGCCCGGCCAACACCCAAGCCGTACCGTTGCTGGCCAAGGATGTGTTGAAAGACATGCCGACTACGCCAGAGAACATCGCCAACCAGGTGCAGATCGATGTGAGCTTCTGGGCGGATAACGGCGAGCAGTTGGAGCAGCGCTTCAACTCCTGGGCTGCCAAGTAACACCGCATAACCCTGTGGGAGGGGGGCTTGCCCCCGATGACGGCGGCCCAGTCGATACCTGTGTTGACTGAAACTCTGCCATCGGGGGCTAGCCCCCCCTCCCACAAGGGATTTCCCGCGTGTGAAAGATTGCATTCATTTTCAAGTTTCGGAGTCAGCCATGGCCATCGCCGTTCCCTCGAACGAGGTCAACAGCCCCACCCTCAAGCAGCGCCTGGCGCGTGCCGAACGGCTCAATCGCTGGAAGGCCCAGGCCTTGATTGCACCGCTGGTGCTGTTTTTGCTGCTGGTGTTCCTGGTGCCGATCGTTGCGCTGCTCTACAAAAGCGTGGGTAACCCTGAAGTGGTGGGTGGTTTGCCGCGCACCGTGGTGGCGGTGAAGACCTGGGACGGTCGTGGCCTGCCGGGCGAGCCGGTGTACCAGGCGCTGAGCGAAGACCTGGGCGAAGCCCGCAAAAACCAGACCCTGGGCGATCTGTCGAAACGTTTGAACATGGAATTGGCCGGCTACCGCAGCCTGCTGACCAAAACCGCACGGGCGCTGCCGTTTACCGAAGCCCCGGCCTCATATAAAGAAGCGTTGGAAAGCCTCGATGAACGCTGGGGCGACCCGGCGTACTGGCAGGCGATCCGGCGTAATACCAGCAGCCTGACCCCGTACTACCTGCTGGCGGCCGTCGATCATCGCATCGATGACCTCGGCGAAGTGGCCCCGGCCACCCCCGACCAGGCGATCTACCTGGATATTTTCGCCCGTACCTTCTGGATGGGCCTGGTGATCACTTTCGTCTGCCTGCTGCTGGCCTATCCACTGGCGTACTTGCTGGCCAACCTGCCGGCGCGCAAAAGTAACCTGCTGATGATCCTGGTACTGCTGCCGTTCTGGACCTCGATCCTGGTGCGGGTGGCGGCGTGGATTGTGTTGCTGCAGTCCGGCGGCTTGATCAACAGCGCACTGATGGGCATGGGGCTGATCGATAAACCCATGGAACTGGTGTTCAACCGCACCGGGGTCTACATCTCCATGGTGCATATCCTGCTGCCGTTCATGATCTTGCCGATCTACAGCGTGATGAAGGGTATTTCACCGACTTATATGCGTGCGGCCATTTCCCTGGGCTGCCACCCGTTCACCAGCTTCTGGCGCGTCTACTTCCCGCAAACCTATGCCGGCGTGGGGGCGGGTTGCCTGCTGGTGTTCATCCTGGCGATTGGTTACTACATCACCCCGGCGCTGCTGGGCAGCCCGAACGACCAGATGGTCAGCTACTTCGTGGCCTTCTATACCAACACCAGTATCAACTGGGGCATGGCGACGGCGTTGGGTGGCTTACTGCTGCTGGCGACCGTGCTGCTGTACCTGATCTACAACCGGCTGGTGGGCGCCAGTCGCCTGCGCCTGAGCTGAGGAGACCTTGCGATGCTGAGCCCTTATATGTCACCGGTGGAACGGGTGTGGTTCTACAGCTTGCGGATACTCTGCGGCCTGATCCTGCTGTTCCTGATCCTGCCCGTGCTGGTGATCATCCCGCTGTCGTTCAACAGCGGCAGTTTCCTGGTGTACCCGTTGCAAGGCTTCTCGCTGCACTGGTACCAGGACTTTTTCGCCTCGGCGGAATGGATGCGCGCGCTGAAGAACAGCATCATCGTCGCGCCGGCGGCCACCGTGCTGGCCATGGTGTTCGGCACCCTGGCGGCGATAGGCCTGACCCGCGGGCATTTTCCCGGCAAGGCGCTGGTGATGGCCCTGGTGATTTCGCCGATGGTGGTGCCGGTGGTGATCATCGGTGTAGCGAGTTACCTGTTCTTTGCGCCGTTGGGCCTGGGTAACAGCTTCTTTTCGTTGATCGTGGTGCACGCCGTGTTGGGCGTGCCCTTTGTGATCATCACCGTGTCGGCGACGCTGCAGGGGTTCAACCATAACCTGGTGCGGGCGGCTGCCAGCCTGGGGGCTTCGCCGTTGACCGCGTTTCGTCGGGTGACCTTGCCACTGATCGCGCCGGGAGTGATTTCCGGAGCGCTGTTTGCCTTCGCGACGTCGTTCGATGAAGTGGTGGTGACGCTGTTCCTGGCCGGCCCGGAGCAGGCGACCTTGCCTCGGCAGATGTTCAGCGGTATACGTGAGAACCTCAGCCCGACGATTGCCGCCGCGGCGACCTTGCTGATTGCGTTCTCGGTGTTGCTGTTGCTGACCCTGGAATGGCTGCGCGGGCGTAGCGAGAAGTTGCGCACCGCACAGGTCTGAAGCCCACGCAGATCACAGTGTGGGAGGGGGAAAGCCCCTCCCGCATGGGACTGTGACCATTCAGCAGTTGAATGGAAGACAACCTGTTTCGATCAGTTACTCTTGTGCTAGCCCACAATCGACAAGAGGCCGCGCACATGAGTACTTCCTCATTCAAGATCGCCCACAAACTACTGACCGGTGCTGGCGCCATCGAGCAACTGGCTGCCGAGCTCACGCGGCTGGATATCGACAACCCGCTGATCGTCACCGACGCCGCGCTGGTCAAGTCGGGCACCGTGGCCCTGGCGATTGAGCATTTGGGCGATCGCACCTACGAAATCTTCGACCGCGTGCTGCCCGACCCGGAAGTCGCCATCGTCGAGGATTGCATGCGCGTATACCGCGAGGGCGGCCATGACGGCTTGATCGGCCTGGGCGGCGGCAGTGCGATCGATATCGCCAAGAGCGTGGCGGCGTACGCGGGTTACCACGGCGCCCTGGCGGACTTGTTCGGGGTCGACCAGGTGCCGCGCAAGGGGCCGCCGCTGATCGCCATTCCCACCACGGCCGGTACCGGTTCTGAAGTGACCAATGTGGCGATTCTTTCCGACAAGGTCGCGCAATTGAAAAAAGGCATCGTCAGCGACTTCCTGTTGCCGGATGTCGCGCTGATCAGCCCGCAAATGACCCTGACCTGCCCACGCAGCGTCACCGCCGCCAGTGGCGTGGATGCACTGGTGCATGCGATTGAGGCCTACCTGTCGCTGAATGCCTCGCCGATCACCGATGCGCTGGCCATTGGCGCAATCAAGCTGATCGCCAAGGCGCTGCCCAAGGCCTACGCGAACCCGGCCAACCTGCAGGCCCGCGACGATATGGCCACCGCCAGCCTGATGGCCGGGATGGCATTCGGGAATGCCGGTGTGGGCGCGGTGCATGCGCTGGCGTACCCGTTGGGCGGGCGCTTCAACATCGCCCACGGCGTGAGTAATGCGCTGTTGCTGCCGTATGTGATGCATTGGAACAAGCTGGCGTGTGTCGAGCGCATGCAGGACATCGCCGTGGCCA
This genomic window contains:
- a CDS encoding aminoglycoside phosphotransferase family protein, which encodes MPEQDLRLQQLEVWLDEQLPILFNAQDWGPVPPATLTAASSDASFRRYFRWEGGGRTFVVMDAPPPQENCKPFVDIAHLLAKSGINVPKIYAEDLPRGFLLLNDLGRNTYLDVIDEQNADQLFADAIDALLAFQQLPMDTPLPSYDVALLRRELELFPEWYVRRHLGIEFDTQQQALWQRVSEHLIDSALAQPKVLVHRDYMPRNLMISQPNPGVLDFQDAVYGPVTYDITCLFKDAFLSWPQARVREWQRGYWERAGKLGIPVQADFDDFLRASDLMGVQRHLKVIGIFARICHRDGKPRYLADVPRFFAYIEAVLADRAELSELGDLLASLRQPAEARV
- the murU gene encoding N-acetylmuramate alpha-1-phosphate uridylyltransferase MurU → MKAMILAAGKGERMRPLTLHTPKPLVQAGDKRLIEYHLEALAKAGFTDIVINHAWLGEQIERYLGDGAQFGVRIRYSAEGEPLETGGGIFQALPLLGDEPFLVVNGDIWTDYDFTHLRQPLRGLAHLVMVDNPAHHPSGGDFYLHQGVLHDVAPGADNLTFSGISVLDPQLFAGCSAGAFKLAPLLREAMAKGLVTGEKMTGRWIDVGTLERLAQVETLLKAGQ
- a CDS encoding TerB family tellurite resistance protein, giving the protein MLWPGTLIGAGAGFAIASIPGALLGALLGQALDRRLQLQSWAQLRERLGGRPALRNDELLFVLLGRLAKSNGRVVDGHIQQARQEMRSLDMSEPAQRRAIVAFNRGKSGSDRVRTYLRLLKAQPHAAEGVLRACWRMAWADGKADDAERDLIEQWGKWLGWTPQQLQALASDYAPERKPLASRSGAYQEALRILGVTSTTEPSVIKRAYRRLLSRHHPDKIAGSGASPAQVREATERTRELHNAYALIRERRDFR
- a CDS encoding alpha/beta hydrolase family protein — encoded protein: MPHLHRSALPALCLSLLFTSAFSVQAADAPAPPAEKPAERQPLPERSQEEASALERQIPRAEQQQLQAGSDSFLALWKPANSAEPEGVVIIVPGAGESADWPQAIAPLRRKLPDANWGTLSLSLPDVNMDTLPPRVIEAPKATVDTSSKEGSTAAKPIEQAASAEAEGTDPAVVPGADEQEKTDTKRIFDRIDAAVAFAQTQGARSVALLGHGTGAWWAARYLSEKQPAQVQKLVMVAGKTPAARQPDLQQLAPGLKVPTADVFYQDSAQERKNAQERSQAAKRSKNDSYKQVSLKTLPGNSAAEQEQLYRRIRGWLSPQASTD
- a CDS encoding sensor histidine kinase encodes the protein MGFRCLLVIGCLCFALMAGAAPAPVVPQAQLDAQQRQWLAGHPELRVGLVLQAPYAQYDRRLQRLSGANVELMQWLAKALNIELLWRNFPTQEQLEDAVRDGEVDIAPGLQQTPAGLRLWLFTDPYMRVPQHIVGIREGGGAVDLEKLDDRSRVAVRMPSAVADYLRSTYPSLNLQGVPMERQALQLLVSQQARYAVVDEAQLSRLSGEAEFAGLAVVGDIGLPQLLRVATRREWPELAGIMQSALRAIPARDLDQLHTRWLQPKYPRLSESPGLWQNLSLLLGLLLLACLAVVFWQRRHQRVLEHSLLAAREESAARAAGAEALRLTQFSIDQSTVGILWVNWDSHVRYANRAAETMLGYGPGALIERPLVDFDPSLDMDRWLNLWKRARASEEGPQNFATDCLRADGSVLPADVSLSFLRFAEGEYLVVYLNDVTERRRYVAALLQSEAQLRELSAHLETVREEEKARIAREVHDELGQMLTVLKLETSMCELAYAQLDPGLNERLNSMKRLIAQLFQLVRDVATALRPPILDAGIASAIEWQARRFEARTQIPCLVQVPENLPLLSDAKAIGLFRILQEALTNVMRHAQAHTVELTLTVEGKHLRLTISDDGVGFVQAQGRPVSFGLVGMRERVLIMGGQLTLDSELGEGTTLSVTVPLDA
- a CDS encoding response regulator transcription factor — protein: MIRVLVAEDHTIVREGIKQLIGLAKDLLVVGEASNGEQLLETLRHVPCEVVLLDISMPGVNGLEAIARIRALNNPPAILVLSMHDEAQMAARALKVGAAGYATKDSDPALLLMAIRKVAAGGRYIDPDLADRMVFEVGLTDSRPLHSLLSEREFSVFERLAQGANVNDIAQQLALSSKTISTHKARLMQKLNITSLAELVKYAMEHKLL
- a CDS encoding ABC transporter ATP-binding protein, whose amino-acid sequence is MSEVDSNDVLVSFRGVQKSYDGENLIVKDLNLEIRKGEFLTLLGPSGSGKTTSLMMLAGFETPTAGEIQLAGRSINNVPPHKRDIGMVFQNYALFPHMTVAENLAFPLSVRGLSKTDISERVKRVLSMVQLDAFAQRYPAQLSGGQQQRVALARALVFEPQLVLMDEPLGALDKQLREHMQMEIKHLHQRLGVTVVYVTHDQGEALTMSDRVAVFHQGEIQQIAAPRTLYEEPKNTFVANFIGENNRLNGRLHSHSGDRCVVELARGEKVEALAVNVGQVGGPVTLSVRPERVSLNGSSESCINRFSGRVAEFIYLGDHVRVRLEVCGMSDFFVKQPIAELDPALAVGDVVPIGWQVEHVRALDPLLEAK
- a CDS encoding ABC transporter substrate-binding protein, whose amino-acid sequence is MLRSLKYSVLALSLMGATQAMAGPDLTVVSFGGANKAAQVKAFYAPWESAGNGKIVAGEYNGEMAKVKAMVDTKSVSWDLVEVESPELSRGCDEDMFEPLDPKLFGNTADYVKGAIQPCGVGFFVWSTVLAYNADKLTSAPTSWADFWDTKKFPGKRGLRKGAKYTLEFALMADGVAPKDVYKVLAGKDGQDRAFKKLDELKPSIQWWEAGAQPPQYLASGDVVMSSAYNGRIAAVQKESNLKVVWNGGIYDFDAWAIPKGLAKDRADAAKKFIAFSVQPQQQKIYSENIAYGPANTQAVPLLAKDVLKDMPTTPENIANQVQIDVSFWADNGEQLEQRFNSWAAK
- a CDS encoding ABC transporter permease, whose product is MAIAVPSNEVNSPTLKQRLARAERLNRWKAQALIAPLVLFLLLVFLVPIVALLYKSVGNPEVVGGLPRTVVAVKTWDGRGLPGEPVYQALSEDLGEARKNQTLGDLSKRLNMELAGYRSLLTKTARALPFTEAPASYKEALESLDERWGDPAYWQAIRRNTSSLTPYYLLAAVDHRIDDLGEVAPATPDQAIYLDIFARTFWMGLVITFVCLLLAYPLAYLLANLPARKSNLLMILVLLPFWTSILVRVAAWIVLLQSGGLINSALMGMGLIDKPMELVFNRTGVYISMVHILLPFMILPIYSVMKGISPTYMRAAISLGCHPFTSFWRVYFPQTYAGVGAGCLLVFILAIGYYITPALLGSPNDQMVSYFVAFYTNTSINWGMATALGGLLLLATVLLYLIYNRLVGASRLRLS
- a CDS encoding ABC transporter permease; the encoded protein is MLSPYMSPVERVWFYSLRILCGLILLFLILPVLVIIPLSFNSGSFLVYPLQGFSLHWYQDFFASAEWMRALKNSIIVAPAATVLAMVFGTLAAIGLTRGHFPGKALVMALVISPMVVPVVIIGVASYLFFAPLGLGNSFFSLIVVHAVLGVPFVIITVSATLQGFNHNLVRAAASLGASPLTAFRRVTLPLIAPGVISGALFAFATSFDEVVVTLFLAGPEQATLPRQMFSGIRENLSPTIAAAATLLIAFSVLLLLTLEWLRGRSEKLRTAQV